The following proteins are encoded in a genomic region of Entelurus aequoreus isolate RoL-2023_Sb linkage group LG01, RoL_Eaeq_v1.1, whole genome shotgun sequence:
- the nfkbiz gene encoding NF-kappa-B inhibitor zeta isoform X1, with product MSHQLRQKRKHEDSFNTEDWGTFTPDMSPYVSSPCLQSPPAPKSPMTLFHWQIQQESQRFEGVSPEVLTRQDVDGDTCLHIAVAQGRRALAHVLAAKMAGCDALEMKEHRGQTALHVAAAADQHLIVQDLLLHGAHINARDSWGRSPLHVCAEKGFYLSLQSICRTLSGCGQWIDTEMFNYDGQTPLHVAVLSHNAAEAELRALDHTRAHLQGELLQRKHVYAQCVETLLNMGASCGTKDLKSGRTCLHMAALEANIQLLDIILQQPLAASSVNMKTFSGNTALHIVSALRNHPTQLRALAMLMRAGADPGVRNMDNEAACQLVPAGDTGEKVCQMLRGQHVPT from the exons ATGAGTCACCAGCTCCGTCAG AAGAGGAAACATGAGGACTCATTCAATACTGAGGACTGGGGGACTTTCACCCCTGACATGAGTCCTTATGTGTCCTCACCTTGTCTCCAGTCGCCTCCGGCTCCCAAGTCTCCGATGACTTTGTTTCACTGGCAAATCCAACAGGAATCGCAAAGGTTTGAAGGCGTCTCCCCTGAGGTGCTGACCAGGCAGGACGTTGACGGCGACAC ATGTCTTCACATAGCTGTGGCTCAAGGCAGAAGGGCTCTGGCCCACGTTCTGGCTGCCAAGATGGCAGGCTGCGATGCTTTAGAGATGAAGGAGCACAGAGGGCAG ACGGCGCTTCATGTGGCAGCAGCTGCCGATCAGCACCTGATTGTGCAGGACCTGCTGCTGCACGGCGCGCACATCAACGCCAGAGACTCATGGGGGCGCTCACCTTTACACGTGTGTGCCGAGAAAGGATTCTATCTCAGTCTTCAG AGCATCTGTAGGACTTTGTCAGGTTGTGGACAGTGGATCGATACAGAAATGTTCAACTACGATGGCCAGACTCCACTCCATGTTGCTGTCCTGTCTCACAATGCTGCTGAGGCGGAGTTGAGGGCTCTCGATCACACTCGTGCGCACCTGCAAGGGGAGCTGCTGCAACGTAAACACGTGTACGCTCAATGTGTGGAGACCCTGCTGAACATGGGTGCCTCCTGCGGGACAAAG GATTTAAAGAGTGGACGGACATGTTTGCACATGGCCGCCCTGGAAGCCAATATTCAACTGTTAGACATCATCCTGCAGCAGCCGCTTGCAGCGAGCAGCGTGAACATGAAG accTTCAGCGGGAACACGGCCCTGCACATTGTCAGCGCCTTGCGAAACCACCCGACTCAGCTGCGCGCCTTGGCCATGCTGATGAGGGCAGGAGCCGACCCCGGGGTCAGAAACATGGACAACGAGGCGGCCTGTCAGCTGGTGCCTGCGGGAGACACTGGGGAGAAA GTGTGTCAGATGCTGAGAGGCCAGCATGTTCCTACTTAA
- the nfkbiz gene encoding NF-kappa-B inhibitor zeta isoform X2: MSHQLRQSPPAPKSPMTLFHWQIQQESQRFEGVSPEVLTRQDVDGDTCLHIAVAQGRRALAHVLAAKMAGCDALEMKEHRGQTALHVAAAADQHLIVQDLLLHGAHINARDSWGRSPLHVCAEKGFYLSLQSICRTLSGCGQWIDTEMFNYDGQTPLHVAVLSHNAAEAELRALDHTRAHLQGELLQRKHVYAQCVETLLNMGASCGTKDLKSGRTCLHMAALEANIQLLDIILQQPLAASSVNMKTFSGNTALHIVSALRNHPTQLRALAMLMRAGADPGVRNMDNEAACQLVPAGDTGEKVCQMLRGQHVPT, encoded by the exons ATGAGTCACCAGCTCCGTCAG TCGCCTCCGGCTCCCAAGTCTCCGATGACTTTGTTTCACTGGCAAATCCAACAGGAATCGCAAAGGTTTGAAGGCGTCTCCCCTGAGGTGCTGACCAGGCAGGACGTTGACGGCGACAC ATGTCTTCACATAGCTGTGGCTCAAGGCAGAAGGGCTCTGGCCCACGTTCTGGCTGCCAAGATGGCAGGCTGCGATGCTTTAGAGATGAAGGAGCACAGAGGGCAG ACGGCGCTTCATGTGGCAGCAGCTGCCGATCAGCACCTGATTGTGCAGGACCTGCTGCTGCACGGCGCGCACATCAACGCCAGAGACTCATGGGGGCGCTCACCTTTACACGTGTGTGCCGAGAAAGGATTCTATCTCAGTCTTCAG AGCATCTGTAGGACTTTGTCAGGTTGTGGACAGTGGATCGATACAGAAATGTTCAACTACGATGGCCAGACTCCACTCCATGTTGCTGTCCTGTCTCACAATGCTGCTGAGGCGGAGTTGAGGGCTCTCGATCACACTCGTGCGCACCTGCAAGGGGAGCTGCTGCAACGTAAACACGTGTACGCTCAATGTGTGGAGACCCTGCTGAACATGGGTGCCTCCTGCGGGACAAAG GATTTAAAGAGTGGACGGACATGTTTGCACATGGCCGCCCTGGAAGCCAATATTCAACTGTTAGACATCATCCTGCAGCAGCCGCTTGCAGCGAGCAGCGTGAACATGAAG accTTCAGCGGGAACACGGCCCTGCACATTGTCAGCGCCTTGCGAAACCACCCGACTCAGCTGCGCGCCTTGGCCATGCTGATGAGGGCAGGAGCCGACCCCGGGGTCAGAAACATGGACAACGAGGCGGCCTGTCAGCTGGTGCCTGCGGGAGACACTGGGGAGAAA GTGTGTCAGATGCTGAGAGGCCAGCATGTTCCTACTTAA